The sequence below is a genomic window from Tenacibaculum tangerinum.
TTCTTTTCTCTCACACTGATGTAAGTATACCTCATAATAGTCAATGAAGGTTTTATTTTCATAAGTAATCTCAATATCATTATCTACTAAATATTCCTTGTAAGATAAACATTCAAAAGGACATTCATAAAAGGTAAAACTAATATGTCTTTTATCAGCATTCAATTTAAAATTTAAAATTGAATTATCTGTTAGCATAAAGCTGTAAATATTATCAGCAATTAAAGATTTCCAATTATCTATATAACTTTTCTTTCTATATATAGAAGGATCAAAATCATCGTTGGGGTAAAAATTTCTTTCTTCAAAAAAATCAATTTTTCTGAATAATTTTTCGATATCGTTAAGCTCTGCTTCAAATTTTCCTTGTGCAAACGACATCTCTTACTTATTATTTTTATTAACCTCTCTTTGTTCTAAAAATTGTTTTATTTCTTCGGGAGACATTTCAGATAATAAATCATCTAGCATTTTAGCTTGTTTACTTTTTCGGGTTGCCTTGGCTTCTATGTCTCTCTTCATTATACTCAGAGCTTTTTGGCTAGGATAGATGAATTCTATGTTAGGTAGTTTATCTAAAGCTATATTTAACTCTTTTGTCCAGTTTTCTGCAGCTTTCCCAACACCGCTAAGTGATAACCATCCCTTTGTTCTAGTCATTGCTGTAAACATAAGGTTTCTTTCACGAATAGAGGGTTTTAGGGAGTACAAAGAATCAATACCTACTACATGAACTGAATAAGCTTCATTCCCTTTTGCTTTATGAATTGTGCTTAGTGTTACATGGTTTGGAATAGCAAAATCTTTAATACTGAATTTGTCAGCATGAATGTTATTGGATTTTATTTTTTCTGCTGCAAGTAATTGCTGAATATTATTGAGATATGATTTTGCATTTCTATCATCTACTACTATCACCAAAATATCGTCTGGTAATAAACCTTTATTTAAATCATCTTTAATATTATTGACACATTCTGTTAATTCTGATGGAAAATCTTCATAGTAATTAAATTTAACTATTTCTTCTTTTGTAAAATATTTTGAAATGGTTTCTAAAGAATTCTCTTTAGGGCGTTTAATAATTATTTTTTGACCTTCTTTAAATTCACCTTGAATTAGCTTATACCCTATATCGTTCCAATAGTCTTTTTCATCAAGCATTTGCACAATATCTCCATATATACCAAAACCAACTGAATGAGCAGTAACTAAGACTTCTCTGGGGTTTCTGTAACATTTATAAAGAATTATATCTTCTTCAAGCCCTTTATATTCAGTTCCTTCAAGAACTGTTTCTATACCAGGTGTTTTTACCTGAAAAATTGTTTGTAACTCATCATATGCCCATACTATTCTACCTTCATTACAGATTCTTAAACATAATTTAATAAAGGACTCTGGAAAATCTTGACCTTCATCAATAAACATATAATCATAAACTTTTTCTAATTGTTCTAATTTTAATAAAGTCTTACATGCATAATCAAAAGGATGTGAGGGGTCTTGAGCAGCAGCTTTTGAAAAAGAGAAGAAAGGAACTTGATTCTTTTCACAAGTTTCATAATAAATCCCAGTATTTGTAGCATTACCCCAAGCATGTACAATTTTTAATTTACTCCAATCAGGATCCTTATCATCATACTGTCTATAAAATCTAGTTATTAATCTCTGAATATGCTGGTATAAACTTTTTGTATAAAAAGTGTAAACAATATTGGCATCTGGTTTTCTTAAATGAGTGATGGCTGCTTTTAAAGCTAAAACTACAGTTTTTCCAGAACCAGCTAATCCGCGAATTCTTTCAGGTCCAATGATCTCATTCATGAAAGCTTTTTTTTGAAATTCATCAAAAGTGTTTATTTCTTTCTCTATTTCTGTAGCGGTTAAGCCTTTGATTTTATTTTCTGTAAGATTAGGTCTTTCTTTAGGTTTTAGAAGCCCATTTGCTCCTTCAATAGTTGCAATTAATTCTATATATTCTTGATTATCAATAAAATAATGGTTTAGGTCTTCAAGAAAAGTTTCAAGACTTGTGAAATTCGATATACAATGTAAATCTTCTAATTGACTATCTTCGATTAGGTTGGTGTTGAAAATAAAGGAGGTGATAGGGAAAAGAAGTTCAGTTTTAGATTTTCTTAAATTTCGGTTTCTTAATAATCGACTAAAAATTACAGAATGTAGTTGTTCTATTTCTTGGATTAAAAATTCTCCATCAACACTATTTATGGTATCTTTCGAATCATCGAATGATACTAAGATTATTCCGTGACTTTTGGAAATTATTAGCAGTTGTGATATTAGTATATCACCGTCAAAATCCTTAAATATTGGAAAATCATAATATAAACTTGACTCGACAAACTCAAGTTTACTTTCATTCGATTTGATATGATTTATAAATGATAAAGCTTGTGGATTAGAGCTATATGATTTTTCTCTTGAGTTTATTTTCATACTATTGGCAAATTTTTCGGTTTATTTTATATTACACATAACTTCTTTCTACAAATATAAATCAGTTTTAATAATTTATATTTAACGGTAACCAAGTTAGTTTAAATGAAGTAAATAATCAATCTAAAAAATAAACTGTTCAAAAAGTCTGGTAATCACTTCTTAAAACTATATGTGCTTGTACTGTTTTTCTTTTTTAATTATTTAAGTTTATCCCGTAGTTATTAACCAATAAAAAAACAACCTTACTTAGGCTACGCTCAGCAACCAAAAAGGTTGTTTTTAGTTCATGTCAGTATTCTAGAAAGACCTTTCGACTTCGCTAAAGGTGGTAGTTCAGAATTAATTTCTTATCCTAGAGAAAGGGTAGCGGTAATCTACAGGACAAACAAAAATTTCTTTGATTAAACGAGGCGATACCCATTTAATTGAATTAGAAAACTACACACATTTTAAAACATCATTCAACAAAACCAAATCTAAATATTGACACCTTGCAAAGAATTGAATAATCCTTAAACTGAAATCTCATTAATTATTACAACACTAAAATAAATTAGCTTTTACAGCGTTTTATTTTGCCTTGAATCAAAAAAACCAGCAACTATTTACGCTACTGGTTTTAATTTTTCTTTTTCAATTTCTTTTCAATGGTAATTGCAATTCTCCCACTACTTGTTTCCTAACATTAAAAGTTCATTACAAACTACTTCTGTTATATAACGTTTATTCCCTTCTTTATCTTCAAAAGAGCGAGAAGTAAGTTTCCCCTCTATCATCACTTCTTTTCCTTTTTCTAAGTACTTTTCTATAATTTCGGCTGTTTTATTCCAAGCCACCACATTATGCCATTGCGTATCTGTAACTCTTTCTCCTTGACTATTTTTATACGTTTCATTGGTAGCAATTGCGAATTTTGCTAGTTTTTTTCCACTCTCTAGCGTGATAATTTCTGGAGTATTTCCTAAATTCCCAATTAACTGTACTCTGTTTTTTAGTGCATTCATAATATTTGTTTTAATGTTAAACAGTTAAGACTTTGTCATTCTATCGAATTGACATTGCAAAGATGAAACAGCATGCAACTTAAAATCGGTTAGTAATCATTTGTTTTCGTTTGTAAATGAATGTAATTGTTTAATTATTTTTAATATATTTGAAATCAAATACTTACATCATGAAATTTTATTTACAAACTGAACGATTAATTTTACGAGAGCTTCAAGAAAGTGATTTGGAAGGGATGTTTGAGTTAGACTCGAACCCAGAGGTTCATAAATACCTAGGCAACAAACCGATTACAACACGTAAACAAGCGAAAGACAACATAGCATTTATAAAAGAGCAGTATAAAAAAAGGGGCGTTGGTAGATTTGCCTGTATAGAAAAGGTTTCTGGTGACTTTATAGGTTGGTCTGGTTTAAAACTGAATCAAGGAAAAAAAGAATCGCTAAACGGTTTTACTAATTTTATTGATATTGGCTATCGGTTTATTCCACGCTATTGGAATAAAGGCTATGCCTCAGAATCTGCCTTTGCTTGCTTAGATTTTGGGTTCAATAAACTACATTATGACATCATTTATGGGGCTGCCGATGTAGCAAATATTGGTTCGAATAAAGTTTTGCAAAAAATAGGACTCGAATTTGTAAATGAATTTGTGCATGAGGGAGTAGATGTAAACTGGTATGAACTAAAAAGAACAGGGTATGAGCGATAAAAAGTGTTTGGAATGTGGCGACAAGGTAATGGGTAGAGTTGATAAAAAATTCTGTTCAGATTACTGTCGCAATGCCTATAATAACAAAGTGAATAAAGAAAGTAAAAATTTAATTAGAAACACGAACAATCGTTTGCGAAAAAACTACAAAATTCTGTCAGAACTCAACAGCTCTGGTAAAACCAAAGTAACCAGACGAAAGCTTTTTGATAAAGGTTTTGATTTTAAATTTATCACGTCAATCTACACCACAAAAACAGGCAATACGTATTTTTATGTCTATGACCAAGGCTACTTGATATTAGAAAATGAAATGTACTTGTTGGTTAAGCAAGATTAACTATTTCCATGTATTTCCTTTGAGTTTCATTGCGGCTATAAGCACATCTTTTTGACTAATCTGGCCCACTAACTTACCATTTTCTACAATAGGGAAGCGTCTTCTACGAGATTCTAAAAACTTATTCGTAGCATCTAATATGTTCATATTGCCATCTATGGTTTCCACCTCTCTCACCATAGCCTTTCCTACTGTATTATTGCGATCAATCGGTAAGTTATAATACCTACTCTCTGAAATCTGCTTCATGCAGTCTCCTTCAGAAATAATTCCAATCAATTCATTATTATTATTTACAACAGGACCGCCAGAAATTTTATTTTTAATTAATACCTCTATTACATCTTCAATTGGCTGGTCTTCTCGAAATGTAATTAACTTTTTAGTCATATAGTCTGATACTAAAATTGGCTCTCTTTTTTTTATAGGCCGATTGTTTCGTTTACCTTGAAAGTTTATTATTCCCATGATACTTCGTTTTGATTAGACCTAAATATACTGATTTTTAGATAATTATAATTTACCTGCTGAACAAAATAAATTACGTACTTTTATGAATATTAAAATCCATCTATGAAATCATCAAGAAATTACCTTGCAGTTCTCATCATTATTGTAACTGTATACTGGAGTTTTAACGATATTCTGCCTAGTGTAACATCTTCTAAAACAGAAATAAAACCCTCAGAATTTTCAATTAATAATGCGCTATTTCATGTAAAAAATATTTCTCAAAAACCACATTACACAGGTTCTTCGGAACATAAAAAAGTACAAGAATACCTAGTTCAAGAATTAAAAAAACTAAACCTAGAACCTGAAATTCAATATCAAACGGCTATTAATAAAAAGTGGAGGGCTGCTACTACAGTAGAAAATATCATTGCAAGAATTAAGGGAACCGACAGTACTAAAGCGCTGCTGCTATTAACTCATTACGACTCTAAAGGACACTCTTCTCTAGGAGCAAGTGATGCAGCTTCTGGTGTTGCCACTATTTTAGAAGGGGTAAGAGCCTACTTAGCTGCAAATAAAGTTCCTAAAAACGATGTTATTATACTCTTTTCAGATGCTGAAGAGTTAGGGCTTTTAGGGGCACAAGCTTTTGTTGAAAAACATCCTTGGGCAAAAGATGTTGGATTGGTTTTAAACTTTGAAGCTCGCGGTAGTGGCGGTTCTAGCTATATGTTAATGGAAACTAACGGAAAAAATAAAACACTGCTAACCGAGTTTTTAAAAGCAAATTCCAATTATCCTGCAGCTAATTCACTAATGTATGGTGTGTACAAAAAGTTACCTAACGATACCGATTTAACTGTTTTTAGAGAAAAAGGGAATATAAACGGATTTAATTTTGCTTTTATCGACGATCATTTTGATTATCATACTGAACAAGATTCGTACGAAAGACTCGATAGAGGAACGTTATTGCACCAAGCAGATTATTTTATAAGTTCGTTAAACTATTTTGCAAATGCCGATTTAACCAACTTAGATAGTGCTACAGACCAAATTTACGTGAATTTTCCATTAACCAAAATTTTAACCTATCCTTTTTCTTGGGTATTGCCAATGCTAATTATTGCTTTTTTATTATTTATAGCTTTAATTTCTGTAGGCTTATTCAAAGGCAAAATTTCTGCTATTGCCATGCTAAAAGGTTTTATTCCTTACTCAATATCTTTACTTCTTTGTACAGGAATTTCATACGGACTGTGGCAATTATTGTTAATTATTCACCCACAATATAACGATATGCTTCATGGCTTTACGTATAATGGACATCACTATATTATCGCTTTTATTTTCTTAAATATTTGGATTATTTTCAAAGTGTACAATAAAGTAAAGAATGTAAAAGCACAAGACTTACTAATTGCACCCATAGCAGTTGGATTGATTGTAAATCTTTTAATTTATAAGAATCTTCCAGGTGCTGGTTTTTTTATTGTACCTGTTTTTGCTTCTTTACTAATTTTGGCAATTCTTCTTTTTTTGAATGTAAATCAGAAATCAAAAGCGACACTTTTTGCAATTATTTCTGTTCCTACTATATACATGATTGCTCCGATGATTCAATTATTTCCTATTGCACTAGGTTTAAAAACATTGTTTGTCTCTGCAATTCTTCTTGTATTGCTTTTTGGATATATGCTTCCTGTATTTTATCGAGAAAATACTAAAAATGGATGGCAAACCTTCACTGGTTTCGTTTCACTTGTATTTTTTGCACTTGCCACCTTTAATAGTGGTTTTTCTAAAGAAAATAAGAAACCTAACAGTTTGGTTTTTATTCAAAATTCAGATACCAACACGTCGTATTGGGCGAGTCATAATAAAACATTAGATGGTTATACGAAACAATATTTTAATGAAAATTCTCTACAAGGAGGTACTGGTTTGATTGCTGGAAAAAGTAAGTACAATACGTCTTTTAATTATTACAAGAAAGTTGAAAATAAAAATATTCGTATCTCTAACATCTCTATAAATCAAGATACTGTAGTTAATAATAAAAGAAATGTATCTCTAACGATTACACCTACTCGTACTATTAATACTTATGAATTTTTTACAAATACAGCTATAGAACTAAGCAATTTTATCGTAAACGGTGCTTTGTATGATAATGGGAACGCTTTTATGACCACTAAAGGGACTTTATTAATTTATCAAATGGCTAATACAGATAAAAACTTGACTATTTCATTTACTATTGATAAAAATACAAAACCTGATATTATTATTAACGAAATATCAAACGACTTGTTATCGCATCCAAAATTTAAGGTAAGACCAAGAAGCGAAATAATGATGCCGATGCCTTTTGTAGTAAATGATGCGATTATTTGTACGAGAAAACTTGTTCTTTAAATCATGTAATTTACAAAGCCATCTCTTTTATGTATTGTGGTTTTTAATCTTGGTAATAATGGTTTCGTAATCATCATGATTATTTACAAAATCTAAATTAGAAACATCAATAATTAGAATGTTTAAATCAGGTTGTGTTTTGATAAAGTTGGTATACCCATCGTGAATTTTTTGTAAGTAACTTGCTTCTATATTTTGTTCGTAATCACGCCCACGTTTTTTAATATTTTCTAATAAACGCTCTGTATTTTGATATAGGTATACGTACAAATCGGGTTTGGTAATTTCCCGGTACATCAAATCAAACATTTTTCTATATAACTTGTACTCATCGCTATGCAACGTAATTTGAGCAAAAATTAGTGATTTAAAAATATAGTAATCAGAAACAATAAAGTTTTTAAACAAATCGAATTGAGCCAAATCGTCTGATAATTGTTGATAACGATCTGCTAAAAAACTCATTTCTAAAGGAAATGCATAGCGTTCATTGTCGTTGTAAAATTTTGGTAAAAACGGATTGTCGGCAAAGCGTTCTAACACAACTTTTGCATTAAACTCGTCAGACATCATCTTGGCTAATGAAGTTTTACCCGCACCAATATTACCTTCAATAGCTATATAATTATACTTTTCGGTAATTGGAATTGGTCGTTTTAATTGTATATCTAATTTCTTGATTTCAGAAGTATCTGTACAATTTTCTAAACAACTATATAAATGCTTTTTTTCAATCGGATGAATTACATTGCGTGCAATTTCAACCAAAGGAACCAGTGCAAACTTACGCTCTAACATTCGTGGATGCGGTACGATTAAGGTTTTAGAGAAGATAATTTCGTCATCAAATAATAAAATATCTAAATCAATTAATCTATCAGAATATCCATCAGTGTTTTTTCGAGTTCTTCCAAGTTCTTTTTCTATAGAAAGCAATCTAACTATTAATTGTTCTGGAGGCAAATAGGTTGAAACTCGAATACAGGTATTGTAAAAGTTATCACTGTGAAATCCCCATGAGGCAGTTTCGTATACAGATGCTACCTTTAAAACACTACCCACTTTATTGGCAATTAAGTTAATTGCTTGTTGTATGTTTTCAAGTTTATTTCCTTGATTGGTTCCTATAGAAATATATGTAATTCGTTGTATTTTCATGAATGGAATGCAAAGAAAACTAAAACTAAAAAAAGAAAAGCAAAAAAATATTTTTATTTATTTAATTTTTTTGAAAAAAAAGTAGGGTATTTTGTTTTTCAACTGTTATAGTAGTGGATTTCTTTATAGAGTAAGATTTTTATATGATTATTGGGGAATGATCTTAAACAACTCTAAATTAAAGGCTGCTAATATTTTAGCAGCCTTTCTTCTTTCACAGTATGTAATAGTTTACAATCGTTTTATTATTGAACTTTATAAGTTAACCCTGTTTGTAAGTTAATCATAAAAGGAGCTAAGTTCATGTTGTTTTTATTATAGGTGTTAAGGTATTGTTTGTAATTAAGTTCTAAGTTAAGAAATAGATTATTACTTAATTCAAATTGATTTGAAATACCTAAATTCATAGAGAGATTAACTTTACTAACATTATCAGTAGTACCAATTTTAAATTTTTTAGTGTTGTTAGAATCACCATAAATTGAATTGTTTTGTAAAAACAGGGTGCTATAACCAGCGATTAAATCTAATTTATAGTTATGATTGTTTTTAAGTCTGTATTTTAATTCAGTTGGTACTTCTATATAAATAATTTTTTGAGTAATATTTATATGAGAGTCATTGTTAAATATTGAATTAATAGTACCCGTATATTGGGTAGAAATACCATTAATTTGGGTGAGAGATCCTAGCTGTATTTGAGGCTCTTCAATCAGAATACGAGTAGTTCTATAATTCATTTGTAGCTTATGAATTCCAACACGAAAACTAAATTTTTCATTTGCATCATAGTTTAAATACACACCAAAGTTGTATGAAAAATTATGATCGATCGAATTGTTTTCTAGATTTTTATCAATTGAACTTCCTTTTGTAATAGAGTTTAGATAATTAATTCCGCCCACTACACTTAAATTCCATTTGTTTTTACTTTCTTCTTTTATTAAAGTATCTTTTTTGATGGTGCTTTCAACTCTGTTTTTCTTTTTTTCGAGATAGAAACAGTAGCGGTATCTTCTTTCTTGGTTGAATTAAAATGAGTATTCGATTTTAAGAAAATTTCTTTTTTATGTTCTTCAAGAGCAGTACTGTTTTCTTTGTTATTCATATTAGTTTTTGAAACTGAAGAATACCTTTTTTTCTGAACCTTTGAGCTATTTTTCTTTTGAAAATTTAAAGATGGGCTGAATTTTATATCGGTATCTTTCTTCTTAAAAGAATTCGATTTACTATTGTTCTTATCTGTTTTTTTATCAATTGTATGAGTATTTACTTTGGTTTGAGGGTCTTTGTTAGAGTTGATGTTTTGGTTTTTAATGATTGTTTTCTTGTTTTGTTTAGAAGTACAATAGTTTTTTTTATAATAAAAGAGTAAGGTTGAAGAGATTAAAAAGAGAATTAAAAGACCAATAACTCTTTTCTCCCTTTTTTTCTTTTTTCTTTAACTAATTCTTTTTCTATATGAACCCAAACAATTTCATCAGGAGAATCTTTTAATTCTCTTAACTTATCTTTTAACAATATGCCTATATCTTTTTTCGCATCCATCTTATTGCAGTTTTCTATACTCCTCGATTTTACTTTTTAAAATTTGCTTGGCTCTAAAAAGGTTTGATTTTGAAGTTCCAACAGAAATCAATAATAATTTTGATATTTCTTTATGAGAATAATCATCGAGTTCATATAAATTAAAAACGAGTCTATACTGGTTAGGTAATTCTTGAATAAATTTTAATATTGTAGGTAGCGGAGTTTCATCAATATTCGTTACTTCAATATCTTCGGATAGATTGTGTTCATGAATAATAGTATTAGTTTTAATACTTTTCTTGTACTTGTCAATAGCTTTGTTAATTGTAATTCTTTTCATCCATCCTTCAAAAGATCCTTTATCTTTAAATTTATGGATGCTTTTAAAAATTTCTATAAATGCATCTTGGATATTATCTTGTGCTTCTTCACGATTTTTGCAATATTTTAATGATAGCACAAAAAGAAAGTCTTTATATTCTTTGTAAAGAATGGCTTGAGCCTTGAGATCTCTTTTTTTACATAAATAAATTAACCTTTCTAAATCCAAATTTTAGTGAGTTGTTTTATTTCTACATTTTGCTTTTCTATGCAAAATAAGTATTCTTACTTACTTTCTATGTCTTCAGTTTCCTCTATTACATCATAAGCTACAAATGCTTGAGTTAAACCATTTTTAAAACTATTATCATCTATAGGCAAGAAAAAATCAAAGTGAATCCAGCCATACCCTTCATTGCCCCAGTCGGTTCCCCAAGAGTTCACAAATTTAAAAGCATTCATTTCATTGTCATAACCTACTATTAGAACTGCATGACCACAATCTACTATTGGATTTTCGCTATAAGAATAGGCAATGATTTCTGTATCATGGTTTTTAAAAATAAGATTGGGCCAATCTAATCCTATAACAATAGGCTTTTGATCGTAAATTAAGGTTTTAATAAGGTTTATTAAAGTATACTCAGGATTGGTATTGGTATCGGGAATTCCAAGAGAAAAATAGTCCTCAATTTTATTTTTAATAGCAAGCTCTAATTGTGTTTCATTAGGTAAATTAGTACATTGAGAATCAGAATATGGGAATTCTTCCCAGCTGTTTACCCCCTTGGTTTTTAGAATTTCTAGTATTTTTGAAATACTAGACCCAGAGTCACAACAACAAGTATCGGCATTTGCTTGATTGTATACAAAAGCCGGACTCATTACATCTTTGTACGATTCGTAGTCATATTCATACTGTATTTTTTCTTGATAACTTTTTAAGTAATAAGTAGTAGCCCAAGCACTACAACTTCCTTGGTACCCCTGGCTTCTAACAGGAGGCATATCATCTGATAAATCATAGTTGTCAGGTAAATCATCAGGTATTTCAATTACGTCTATTTGTGTTGCTGTTTTTTTACTTTCAAGATCAGAACTGCAAAGCCCACATTTTTGAGGGTCATTAATAGATTGTTGTGGCTCTATAACGGCTGGTACTTCTATAATATCTTCCTCAGCTAGTGGATTGAATTTAAGATATGGTTCTTGACAATTGCCAAATAACAACATTACTATTACCAATCTTATAAGAAATGTATGTTTCATATGGTATCTCTTTAATGGATGTTTGTTGAGGTTTTTGAACGTGTTTTAATCACATAGAAAATAAAGTGTCTTTGTATCTTTTGTACAATAAACACTTTGAGATTCTATGTTTTCTTTCGTACAATTTTTCATGACTTTCTCTAGCTTCAAATTTTTTTAATGATAGTTTATTAATAGTAAAATTAATTTTGGACTTATTATAGAACAAATATTTAGCTATTTTTTGGAATCAATACTCATTTGAACATGACTAATACGATCTATCGTACCAACATTATGTAGATCAGATTTAGCTTTAATACTTCCCTTTGTAAAACCTTGTCCTATTTTAACTATACAGTAAGATATGGTGTAATTTTCTCTTAAGATTGTTACTATATTTAAAATTTCCATTTCTCCAGAAGTTATTTCCCAGTCTACCACTTCATTTATATTTACTGGAAGATTAGATTTTCCTATAGTGAAAACATATTGATATGAAACTCCTTTAACTACTTCTCGCTCGCCACTTAGGCATACCCCACCACCATTATTTTTACTTTCAGCATATGTCTCGCAATCTTTACAAGCGTTTTCTGCTATAAGATTGTCATCTTTCTCTAAGATATCATCATTGTTGGAACATGAGTTAATAAAGACAGTAATACAAAGGATTGTTAATAGATATAATAGTCTTTTCATCGTATAAATTTTTTACTCTTTACTTTATAGTCTAGTTAAATGTAAAAGGTTGCGTTGTAAAAGGAAAAAAACACCAATATTACATAGGAGTAGCACTCCAAGGACCATCTGAACGGTGTATATGGGTATAAGTTCCTTGAATACGTAAGTCAGATATAACACCTGTATATACTTGAGTAGAACTATTTGCGTCTTCTCCTTCCCATATATATGTGAGATTGTTACCATTTAAAGACCAAGAGCCATAAGTAATGTAAACACCCGGAGTGCCTAACTCATCGAACTTGGTGGTGCCATCTTCAAAAAAATCTACTTGTGAAACAATTTCATAATCATTACTGTCAGGATAAACGGTGGTTATTTTCCATCTTGTATTATCAAAAGACAAAGTTTTAAATGATTTTTCTTCACTATATACCGTTCCGTTACTATTGGTTATATATGCTCTAAAAAAATAAGCGGTATTAACAGTTAAGTCAGTAATAAAAGAGGTAAATGTATTCGCTGTTTCAGTAAGTGTATTATTATCAATTGTTGGATTTGGAGTGGTACTCCATGCGATTCCACGTTCTATAATTTCATTTTCACTTTGGTAAGTTATCGTAACATCAATTTCCATTGATGTGAATGTTACCTCTTTATTATTTAAAATGGAGACTTTAACAAGTTCTTTAGATAAGTTCTCTTCAT
It includes:
- a CDS encoding DUF2290 domain-containing protein, with the translated sequence MSFAQGKFEAELNDIEKLFRKIDFFEERNFYPNDDFDPSIYRKKSYIDNWKSLIADNIYSFMLTDNSILNFKLNADKRHISFTFYECPFECLSYKEYLVDNDIEITYENKTFIDYYEVYLHQCERKENPLMVRYDFDEKSYYQGLHPVSHLHIGHKNQVRIGLNKILTPKAFTSIILRQNYPAYWKTILKSKNDWKNSFIQEKLRLVDINQDNWQTLDSSEFHLS
- the folK gene encoding 2-amino-4-hydroxy-6-hydroxymethyldihydropteridine diphosphokinase — its product is MKIQRITYISIGTNQGNKLENIQQAINLIANKVGSVLKVASVYETASWGFHSDNFYNTCIRVSTYLPPEQLIVRLLSIEKELGRTRKNTDGYSDRLIDLDILLFDDEIIFSKTLIVPHPRMLERKFALVPLVEIARNVIHPIEKKHLYSCLENCTDTSEIKKLDIQLKRPIPITEKYNYIAIEGNIGAGKTSLAKMMSDEFNAKVVLERFADNPFLPKFYNDNERYAFPLEMSFLADRYQQLSDDLAQFDLFKNFIVSDYYIFKSLIFAQITLHSDEYKLYRKMFDLMYREITKPDLYVYLYQNTERLLENIKKRGRDYEQNIEASYLQKIHDGYTNFIKTQPDLNILIIDVSNLDFVNNHDDYETIITKIKNHNT
- a CDS encoding DEAD/DEAH box helicase is translated as MKINSREKSYSSNPQALSFINHIKSNESKLEFVESSLYYDFPIFKDFDGDILISQLLIISKSHGIILVSFDDSKDTINSVDGEFLIQEIEQLHSVIFSRLLRNRNLRKSKTELLFPITSFIFNTNLIEDSQLEDLHCISNFTSLETFLEDLNHYFIDNQEYIELIATIEGANGLLKPKERPNLTENKIKGLTATEIEKEINTFDEFQKKAFMNEIIGPERIRGLAGSGKTVVLALKAAITHLRKPDANIVYTFYTKSLYQHIQRLITRFYRQYDDKDPDWSKLKIVHAWGNATNTGIYYETCEKNQVPFFSFSKAAAQDPSHPFDYACKTLLKLEQLEKVYDYMFIDEGQDFPESFIKLCLRICNEGRIVWAYDELQTIFQVKTPGIETVLEGTEYKGLEEDIILYKCYRNPREVLVTAHSVGFGIYGDIVQMLDEKDYWNDIGYKLIQGEFKEGQKIIIKRPKENSLETISKYFTKEEIVKFNYYEDFPSELTECVNNIKDDLNKGLLPDDILVIVVDDRNAKSYLNNIQQLLAAEKIKSNNIHADKFSIKDFAIPNHVTLSTIHKAKGNEAYSVHVVGIDSLYSLKPSIRERNLMFTAMTRTKGWLSLSGVGKAAENWTKELNIALDKLPNIEFIYPSQKALSIMKRDIEAKATRKSKQAKMLDDLLSEMSPEEIKQFLEQREVNKNNK
- a CDS encoding M20/M25/M40 family metallo-hydrolase; translation: MKSSRNYLAVLIIIVTVYWSFNDILPSVTSSKTEIKPSEFSINNALFHVKNISQKPHYTGSSEHKKVQEYLVQELKKLNLEPEIQYQTAINKKWRAATTVENIIARIKGTDSTKALLLLTHYDSKGHSSLGASDAASGVATILEGVRAYLAANKVPKNDVIILFSDAEELGLLGAQAFVEKHPWAKDVGLVLNFEARGSGGSSYMLMETNGKNKTLLTEFLKANSNYPAANSLMYGVYKKLPNDTDLTVFREKGNINGFNFAFIDDHFDYHTEQDSYERLDRGTLLHQADYFISSLNYFANADLTNLDSATDQIYVNFPLTKILTYPFSWVLPMLIIAFLLFIALISVGLFKGKISAIAMLKGFIPYSISLLLCTGISYGLWQLLLIIHPQYNDMLHGFTYNGHHYIIAFIFLNIWIIFKVYNKVKNVKAQDLLIAPIAVGLIVNLLIYKNLPGAGFFIVPVFASLLILAILLFLNVNQKSKATLFAIISVPTIYMIAPMIQLFPIALGLKTLFVSAILLVLLFGYMLPVFYRENTKNGWQTFTGFVSLVFFALATFNSGFSKENKKPNSLVFIQNSDTNTSYWASHNKTLDGYTKQYFNENSLQGGTGLIAGKSKYNTSFNYYKKVENKNIRISNISINQDTVVNNKRNVSLTITPTRTINTYEFFTNTAIELSNFIVNGALYDNGNAFMTTKGTLLIYQMANTDKNLTISFTIDKNTKPDIIINEISNDLLSHPKFKVRPRSEIMMPMPFVVNDAIICTRKLVL
- a CDS encoding GNAT family N-acetyltransferase, coding for MKFYLQTERLILRELQESDLEGMFELDSNPEVHKYLGNKPITTRKQAKDNIAFIKEQYKKRGVGRFACIEKVSGDFIGWSGLKLNQGKKESLNGFTNFIDIGYRFIPRYWNKGYASESAFACLDFGFNKLHYDIIYGAADVANIGSNKVLQKIGLEFVNEFVHEGVDVNWYELKRTGYER
- a CDS encoding CBS domain-containing protein; protein product: MGIINFQGKRNNRPIKKREPILVSDYMTKKLITFREDQPIEDVIEVLIKNKISGGPVVNNNNELIGIISEGDCMKQISESRYYNLPIDRNNTVGKAMVREVETIDGNMNILDATNKFLESRRRRFPIVENGKLVGQISQKDVLIAAMKLKGNTWK
- a CDS encoding single-stranded DNA-binding protein; protein product: MNALKNRVQLIGNLGNTPEIITLESGKKLAKFAIATNETYKNSQGERVTDTQWHNVVAWNKTAEIIEKYLEKGKEVMIEGKLTSRSFEDKEGNKRYITEVVCNELLMLGNK